The following are encoded together in the Ignavibacteriota bacterium genome:
- a CDS encoding TusE/DsrC/DsvC family sulfur relay protein, whose amino-acid sequence MSAQDLTRDADGHLANRADWNEATALELAREEGIETLNERHWLVTNYMRKEFDAHGDAPSIRKLTKESGVDTKELYALFPKGPAKKAAKIAGLPKPKGCI is encoded by the coding sequence ATGTCTGCACAGGATCTGACGCGCGACGCCGACGGTCATCTGGCCAACCGCGCGGACTGGAATGAAGCCACGGCGCTCGAACTCGCGCGCGAGGAGGGCATCGAGACCTTGAACGAGCGCCACTGGCTCGTGACCAATTACATGCGCAAGGAATTCGATGCGCATGGTGATGCACCGTCGATCCGCAAACTGACCAAAGAGAGCGGTGTCGACACAAAGGAACTGTACGCGCTGTTTCCGAAGGGACCCGCAAAAAAGGCCGCGAAAATCGC